The window AGGTTGAGCAAGTCGAACGTCTTGCCGAGCGCCACCGCAAACGACTCCTTTCGCTGGCCCACAAAAACGCGCCCCGGAGATCCGCACCCGGGAATGTTGATCGTGTAAATATATTGCCGCGCGTAGCGGGCGTAATCGCTAGCGCTGCCGAACGTCTTGGTCCCTATGAAGTCCGTTGGTTTGGTGAACGTTGTAATACCGCCCGGGCCTGTGACCGCTTCCCCAGAATGGTCGTGACCGGTGCCACGCAATACGTTAAGCGTGTACGTTTCGTTGACGTTCAGCTTCGATGAATCGCCCGCCGACACCGGGCCCGCCTGAACAAGAGGAATCGGCACCTGCTTGCCGCCGACATTCAGCGCGATATTGCCCACCGTATTCTTGAAACGAAACTGAAACGTGAGATGCGCTCTGGCATCGCCGACGTTGTCGATATGAATTTCGTACAGTGCGTCAGGGTCGAGGGCGAAGTAATTCGGGCCGCCGTACGCATCCTCCAAAGGCGAGTAGTTGGCGATCAACGTCACATAGCCGCGTCGGTTCGGTTCATAGCTATTGAACATGTAGAAGTCGGTGCCATCTACCTTCGGCATCGTCGTAATCAGCGGCGCTTCACGATGGCTCGACGCATAAGCACCGCCCACGGCGGCGTACAAAAGTACTGCTGCCGTGAGTACCTGCATTGATGCGAAGTAGACCGGCCGATCCTTCGAAGTGAGCATGGCAACTCCTCAAAGATACGACGCCGCCAGCAGACTGCTCGGGATGAGTCTCTTTCTCTGTATAGACGTCTTCCCATGAAAAGGCGGACAAAACCAATGCGGGATTTTCCACTAGCCGCCGGTATCACCTGCGAGATCGATATGAGCTTCGCTTCGGCGGCAGGTACGTCGGCCGCAAAGTTCGCATGGAGCTGGACCTGGTCGAGATACGGGTAACCGTCTACGGTTGCCTTGATCGCCAGCGGCATTTTTTTGTCAGATCCATCTGACTTTCGCCGGCATCGGGTGGAATACAACGGACATCGCCCGTCGTCGGCGATCGTCGCAATGCGGCCGCGTTCGACTAGACCATCCGTTACGAACAAGTCTCCTTGCGGTGTGCTAAATCTCGCGTCGTGGCCCCCGTGGGTCGTCGGGGTTTGCGGTGCCTGGATACGAATGACTATCCAGGTGCACTCCGCATGGCCGGTCCCCGACGCCGTTCAGTCGAGTCCGCCCGCCTGGCCGCTCGCCTTGTCGGTCAGTGCCACGGTCTCGAAATAGCTGATTGTCGGCTCTGTGCCGTAGCGGGCGCGGATTCCGGCGAGCCATTCGCCGGAATAGAAGCGTTCGGCGGACTCCTGGCTTTCCCACATGTAGACGCCGCCCGCGACCTTGCCGTCACGGGCACAGATGAACTGCTTGCGTAGGAAGCCCGGAATCCTGAGGAAATCCGGTGCAATCTTCGTGAAGTGGACGCGGCACTCCTCGAGGCCAATGCCGGGCGGCAGGTCGTAGAGGACGATGGCTGTAATCATACGTGTCTCCTTGGGTCGAGGGGGCCGGGACTTGCGGAAAGCCCAGGTACTCACGGTCGCGCGACCAAGATACGCGTCCCGTACGTTCGGACTCGTGGTCAGCAAGCAGGCGGCCAACGCGCCATCGAAACTTTAGTGAAGCAGGTGTTCCAGCTGAAGCCTCAAATCGCAATACGGTTGAACGTGAGGATGAACAACCTGAGAGCCACCTCGTGCTACCGAAAGTGCGGCTTTGTTGACATCGCCACCGGTGTAAAGACAAATCAAGACGGCGAGATCGTCAACTTCTTAACAATGGAACTCCGCCCTCGCGTCCAGTGACCTAAGGGAGGCGTTGTTAAAAGACCGCATACAGTTCAAATGTCGCCGCGACCGCTTCTTCGATCGCTTCGAGGCTCGCCTCGGGTCTGAGCGCGCTTTTGAATACCTCGCAGTGTTTCTCGCTCACGCCTTCCATGGCACGAAGGGCTTGCTTTGGGCCCAAATACCACTGACCACGCACGGCGAAGTAATCTTCAAGCAGCGAGAACAACAG is drawn from Trinickia violacea and contains these coding sequences:
- a CDS encoding YdhR family protein, translating into MITAIVLYDLPPGIGLEECRVHFTKIAPDFLRIPGFLRKQFICARDGKVAGGVYMWESQESAERFYSGEWLAGIRARYGTEPTISYFETVALTDKASGQAGGLD